A genomic stretch from Podospora pseudoanserina strain CBS 124.78 chromosome 3, whole genome shotgun sequence includes:
- a CDS encoding hypothetical protein (BUSCO:EOG09260TDY; COG:S; EggNog:ENOG503NYD6), whose translation MASRQLRKLRKQQELLNSQNEAPETKEETSEEEEEPVVAKPRGNMFSFAALGDMGDGNDNDDDDDEDEEPEPSKPVEKEVASPQAEPAKKKSKKKKKKKGKQPSETPAAERPKAREDELEKALKELNIKAKKQRAGAASAASSSKQNPDDQLNDLLKIDSRHLKAANEMRRLFGKAMDLAQVEERQETRQRILPENLDLETYLSAVATDPRRSGPAKPGMFETLLRTNPFIEGKKLWPRGAAQGLIMKRLSEGTPDVVEFTFAHEKAYDDLEGSFFQLVQMGDPMQIIHFLHRNPYHVSSLIQGSKVARQDQNSALAADLIERALFTFGRVTLSDFRRKLEQGKARINFARPENRQFYLAGYNLIQKLILKGTYRTALEWSKLYLSLNHGDPYALLNWVPVLALRSREAEWFVKFCDALASRWPDAVLYPLHTLPLAYLQLDDYDTAHETLVKNIETLPWLYCALFSALSLDTPQSIWGHTPRNDDDKLYTELYLHISKDLWNNPNAISLLKSAADKAKKLLPKGVYRCPQSPEPTLAVARFIYLDSTPSLMTLVPRKLLHDASPNFEFDPLPPAAVDNIFSSEIQKLPWKPDSIATRGLFSTQMDPRREAGMRAAAERLLAEMPQEELEAMLEVDDGGGGGIMGFFNALMGRVRQRAGGDGAAAGQGQQPRGPFQATVEDGEEEDDDDDDNDSDDEDTTEFGGNWDGRTRHDHAFGVDEEDDEEAEWTDPEDFDGEGAFGEGPSIAEVMEYMRMRVGYPPVQMPGAWMSDEEDEGESEEDTDEEMPAFEDPEMVDRGQGQGQAQGQAQGKLYGDSCSLMLWSNSPGTSWNREAVEHTDIQADSIWVDLCRNCRVARHACKAFLEDYVIRSIINVPTLDSAEEEKEKQYVTTALTHSYTIILDIASLIDTDSNESTVSPTQQAPSASVPSLSSRFDFVVPEISPASTPTSVLRSSNKRSRPPSELPTPEKCKWSTEEDNKIINLRGQGNKWDDISKLPPGRSSVSCRLYYQNYLEQPERDEERKNEFARKYERLKSEMWTILAKEMQVAWRAAEAMNWKLGKIEMVRRAGVVLSLQYHRSLAVRESLPSRSSSTEPLDNGYGPPPLPTTSAQVTETRRELLVPVPSTGLPSDLGFRHLVG comes from the exons ATGGCGAGTCGACAATTACGCAAGCTGCGAAAGCAGCAAGAACTCTTGAACTCACAGAATGAAGCCCCTGAGACAAAAGAAGAGaccagcgaggaggaggaggagccggtaGTGGCGAAGCCCCGCGGCAACATGTTCTCCTTCGCAGCGCTCGGGGACATGGGTGAcggcaacgacaacgacgacgacgacgatgaggacgaggaacCAGAACCATCAAAACCGGTAGAGAAGGAAGTTGCCAGTCCACAGGCCGAACctgccaagaagaagtccaagaagaagaaaaagaagaagggaaagcaACCATCAGAaaccccagcagcagagcGCCCCAAGGCTAGGGAGGATGAGCTCGAGAAGGCACTCAAAGAGCTCAACATCAAGGCCAAAAAGCAACGGGCCGGCGCTGCATCAGCGGCAAGCtcatcaaaacaaaacccgGACGACCAGCTCAACGACCTCTTGAAGATCGACAGCCGACATCTCAAGGCCGCGAACGAGATGCGCCGTTTGTTCGGCAAGGCTATGGATCTCGCCCAGGTGGAGGAACGCCAGGAAACCCGACAGAGAATTCTGCCAGAGAATCTTGATCTCGAGACATACCTAAGTGCTGTTGCCACCGACCCACGTCGCTCGGGCCCGGCGAAGCCGGGCATGTTTGAGACGCTCCTCCGCACCAACCCTTTCATCGAGGGCAAAAAGTTGTGGCCTAGGGGTGCGGCTCAGGGGCTGATCATGAAGCGCCTCAGCGAAGGCACACCTGATGTGGTCGAGTTCACGTTTGCCCACGAGAAGGCCTATGACGATCTTGAGGGGTCGTTCTTTCAGCTTGTCCAGATGGGAGACCCCATGCAGATCATCCACTTCTTGCACCGGAACCCATACCATGTGTCGTCTCTGATTCAGGGCAGTAAGGTTGCTCGACAGGACCAGAACTCAGCTCTCGCTGCTGATCTCATTGAGCGTGCTCTCTTCACCTTTGGCCGCGTTACGCTTAGTGATTTCCGCCGCAAACTTGAACAGGGCAAAGCCAGGATCAACTTTGCCAGGCCTGAAAACAGACAGTTCTACCTCGCTGGCTACAACTTGATCCAGAAGCTCATTCTCAAGGGCACCTATCGGACCGCCCTTGAATGGTCTAAGTTGTACTTGAGCCTCAACCACGGCGACCCTTACGCCCTGCTCAACTGGGTGCCCGTTCTTGCGCTTCGATCCCGTGAGGCGGAGTGGTTTGTCAAGTTTTGCGATGCTCTCGCTTCCAGGTGGCCAGATGCGGTCTTGTATCCTCTCCATACTCTCCCCTTAGCCTACCTCCAGCTCGATGACTACGACACGGCGCACGAGACCCTCGTCAAGAACATTGAGACTCTGCCTTGGCTCTACTGCGCCTTGTTCTCCGCTCTCAGTCTAGATACTCCCCAGTCCATCTGGGGTCACACTCCGCGGAACGATGACGACAAACTTTATACAGAGCTCTACCTTCACATCTCCAAGGACCTCTGgaacaaccccaacgccatctccctcctcaaatcaGCAGCAGACAAGGCTAAGAAGCTCCTCCCGAAAGGCGTCTACAGATGTCCCCAGAGCCCAGAGCCAACGCTCGCAGTAGCAAGATTCATTTACCTCGACAGTACGCCGTCCCTCATGACCCTCGTCCCAAGGAAGCTGCTACACGATGCTTCTCCGAACTTTGAGTTCGACCCCTTGCCACCAGCGGCAGTAGACAACATTTTTAGCAGCGAGATTCAAAAACTACCCTGGAAACCCGATTCCATTGCTACGCGAGGCCTGTTTAGCACCCAAATGGACCCTCGCAGAGAAGCCGGGATGCGGGCGGCAGCCGAGCGGTTGCTAGCCGAGATGCCCCAGGAGGAACTCGAAGCTATgctcgaggttgatgacggcggtggaggcgggatAATGGGCTTCTTTAACGCGTTGATGGGTAGGGTCCGACAACGCgctggtggggatggggctGCCGCTGGACAGGGACAACAGCCGCGAGGACCGTTCCAGGCTacggttgaggatggggaggaggaggacgacgacgatgacgataATGattctgatgatgaggacacCACCGAGTTTGGGGGTAACTGGGATGGGCGGACGAGGCATGACCATGCGTTtggcgttgatgaggaggatgatgaggaggcggagtGGACGGATCCGGAGGActttgatggggagggggcgttTGGGGAAGGCCCGAGTATTGCGGAGGTTATGGAGTatatgaggatgagggtgggGTATCCTCCTGTTCAGATGCCGGGGGCTTGGAtgtcggatgaggaggatgagggggagagtGAAGAGGATACTGATGAGGAGATGCCGGCGTTTGAGGATCCCGAGATGGTGGATAGAGGTCAGGGACAGGGGCAGGCTCAGGGGCAGGCTCAAG GTAAGCTGTACGGCGATTCTTGTTCGTTAATGCTTTGGTCTAATTCTCCTGGAACTAGTTGGAACCGTGAAGCTGTTGAGCACACTGATATCCAAGCCGACAGTATCTGGGTCGATCTCTGCCGCAACTGTCGTGTTGCGAGACATGCGTGCAAAGCATTTCTTGAGGATTATGTGATTCGGTCTATCATCAACGTTCCGACCCTTGACTCagcagaagaggagaaggaaaaacaATACGTAACAACCGCACTTACG CATTCATACACCATCATCCTGGATATCGCGTCATTAATCGACACCGACTCGAATGAGTCGACTGTGTCGCCTACCCAACAGGCTCCCTCCGCCTCGGTCCCCTCCTTGTCTTCGCGATTTGACTTTGTGGTACCTGAAATCTCTCCGGCGTCAACTCCGACTTCGGTATTGCGTTCGAGTAACAAGCGCAGCAGGCCGCCATCCGAATTGCCAACACCAGAAAAATGCAAGTGGTCTACTGAGGAGGATAATAAGATTATCAACCTCCGGGGCCAAGGGAATAAATGGGACGATATCTCGAAGCTCCCTCCAGGACGGAGCTCTGTCAGTTGCCGTCTTTACTACCAAAACTATTTGGAGCAGCCTGAGCGGGATGAAGAGCGTAAGAATGAGTTTGCAAGGAAATACGAGAG GCTCAAATCTGAGATGTGGACCATACTGGCAAAGGAAATGCAGGTCGCGTGGCGCGCCGCTGAGGCAATGAATTGGAAACTAGGCAAGATTGAAATGGTGAGGCGGGCGGGGGTGGTTCTGTCTTTACAATATCACCGGTCTCTAGCCGTACGCGAGAGTCTTCCGTCGAGATCTTCTTCCACCGAGCCCCTCGACAACGGCTatggaccaccaccactgccgaCAACCTCTGCCCAGGTTACCGAGACTCGACGGGAGCTCCTAGTGCCAGTCCCATCCACAGGGCTACCGTCAGACCTTGGCTTTCGCCACCTGG TTGGATAG
- a CDS encoding hypothetical protein (EggNog:ENOG503P2NQ) produces the protein MDPSLLPEPTQDIGQLGAPYNDLQIGTMVAFGITYFMATFFLACRYFQAIRIVKNVEIDLIILTLCYGLALAYFITMVKLMDYGWARHMTEIFASNWMNLLEFNNKLLPNTLIYLITPAVTKMAMLTVLFKINPSVIYRICVVVIGVCIFVYTLVLTYLTGGPCTPLKGDETIKCLMNVAISQSVLNIASDIAVILLPIPTIISLQLSFKQKLSVGGILALGSAVVICSIARLPYSISLGSSDDLSWEEGILGIWSIVEVNIGIVCGCAMRLKKLVTAYLPRMGWNSSQKKSTPYGSSWGGTTATGSKGGNKTFDEANGLKGDYQLHSVQKGGLEAGSTDTILK, from the exons ATGGATCCCAGTCTCCTCCCAGAACCGACCCAGGATATTGGGCAGTTGGGCGCCCCGTACAATGACCTTCAAATCGGCACAATGGTCGCCTTTGGGATAACATACTTCATGGCGACATTCTTCCTGGCGTGCCGATATTTCCAGGCCATCAGGATAGTAAAGAACGTCGAGATCGATTTGA TCATCTTGACACTATGTTATGGCCTTGCACTAGCCTACTTCATCACCATGGTTAAGCTGATGGACTATGGGTGGGCGCGACACATGACGGAGATCTTTGCGTCCAACTGGATGAACCTACTCGagttcaacaacaagctgctCCCCAACACGCTTATCTATCTCATCACACCGGCTGTGACCAAGATGGCCATGTTGACTGTCTTGTTCAAGATCAATCCTTCGGTCATATACCGTATCTGCGTTGTGGTTATTGGAGTATGCATTTTTGTCTACACTTTGGTGCTGACCTACCTGACCGGAGGGCCCTGCACGCCGCTCAAGGGTGACGAGACGATCAAGTGCTTGATGAACGTTGCCATTTCGCAGTCAGTGTTGAACATTGCGTCTGACATTGCCGTCATCTTgcttcccattcccaccatTATCAGCTTGCAGCTGAGCTTCAAGCAGAAGTTATCTGTAGGAGGTATTTTGGCTCTGGGCTCTGC TGTCGTCATCTGCTCCATTGCGCGCCTGCCCTATTCCATCTCCCTCGGGTCATCAGATGATCTCTCCTGGGAGGAAGGCATTCTCGGCATCTGGTCCATCGTGGAGGTCAACATCGGCATCGTCTGCGGCTGCGCCATGAGACTCAAGAAGCTCGTCACGGCCTACCTGCCCAGAATGGGCTGGAACAGCTCGCAAAAGAAGTCGACGCCGTACGGCAGCTCATGGGGTGGCACCACTGCTACGGGGTCAAAGGGTGGAAACAAGACTTTTGACGAGGCAAACGGTTTGAAGGGGGATTACCAATTACACAGCGTGCAGAAGGGTGGTCTGGAAGCCGGGAGCACGGATACGATTCTGAAATAA
- a CDS encoding hypothetical protein (COG:S; EggNog:ENOG503NYG6) — MNALFGFYKNYSRIEESALPRTQFQRPLPEDYAMRGLTWADRVSPNTFFSNEKIDDDEEYVEFPFTAEERKARVLWLGHKIASSSKWLRYNSSIHEFSVDDDEGDEGDEGGQGGAVEKERWRGKGSWEEG, encoded by the coding sequence ATGAATGCATTGTTTGGCTTTTATAAAAACTATAGTCGCATTGAAGAAAGCGCTCTGCCTAGAACTCAGTTTCAGAGGCCATTGCCCGAAGACTACGCCATGCGAGGACTTACATGGGCGGACAGAGTGTCCCCTAATACTTTCTTCTCAAACGAGAAGatcgacgatgacgaggagtaCGTTGAGTTTCCTTTCACGGCTGAGGAGCGCAAGGCGCGCGTATTGTGGCTGGGACACAAGATTGCCAGTTCGAGCAAATGGCTACGGTATAACTCGTCGATTCATGAGTTCAGCgttgatgacgacgagggtgacgagggtgacgagggggggcagggaggagcggtggaaaaggagcggtggaggggaaaagggagtTGGGAGGAAGGATAA
- the PRN1 gene encoding RNA pol II transcription cofactor (EggNog:ENOG503NW75; COG:S), producing the protein MKTFSWISSLTVVLASVLFAYFYTTNPAFELEHIKNIDIPASLDILRDNIKNYLNLTSATPSSDISSPPPTTTTTVITPAQLATMSRITLPRRILKTLLAKQQSEGAGATVRRSIGTPSLRSLNPFLMLDHFSVSPGAGFPDHPHRGQETITYLLTGGMDHEDFAGNRGTLNPGDLQFMTAGKGIMHAEMPRQNPDGSPNIGLQLWVDLPKELKYCEPRYRDLKAEEIPTVITEDGKVKIKVISGKSYGVESLKDLAYTPVVFYDVEVQPGGKIEQEVPQGWQGFAYILEGADVTFSDGPQEEKKVSQWHNVVFGNGKEEDGVVARVEETETKPGRFVLVAGQMMDQPVVQYGPFVLNSQEEVYQAFVDYQSHTNGFERAKGWRSEIGKSMVH; encoded by the coding sequence ATGAAGACTTTTTCTTGGATATCTTCACTCACGGTTGTGCTCGCCAGTGTGCTTTTTGCTTACTTTTataccaccaacccagccttTGAGCTTGAGCACATCAAAAACATTGACATCCCTGCCTCGTTGGACATCCTCAGAGACAACATCAAGAACTACTTGAACCTCACCTCTgccaccccctcatcagacatatcctcaccaccacccaccaccactaccaccgtCATCACACCAGCCCAGCTAGCAACAATGTCCcgcatcaccctcccccgccgcatcctcaaaaccctcctcGCAAAGCAGCAGTCCGAAGGCGCAGGCGCCACAGTCCGCCGCTCCAtcggcaccccctccctccgctccctcaaccccttcctcatGCTCGACCACTTCTCCGTCTCCCCCGGCGCCGGCTTCCCAGACCACCCCCACCGCGGCCAAGAAACAATAACCTACCTCCTCACCGGCGGCATGGACCACGAAGACTTCGCCGGCAACCGCGGCACCCTCAACCCGGGCGACCTCCAGTTCATGACCGCCGGCAAAGGCATCATGCACGCCGAGATGCCCCGCCAAAACCCCGACGGTTCCCCCAACATCGGCCTGCAGCTCTGGGTTGACCTCCCCAAGGAACTAAAATACTGTGAGCCACGGTATCGGGATCTCAAAGCGGAGGAGATACCCACCGTCATCACCGAAGACGGCAAAGTCAAGATCAAGGTTATTTCTGGCAAGTCGTACGGTGTCGAGTCCCTCAAAGATCTAGCGTACACACCCGTGGTGTTCTATGACGTGGAGGTCCAACCGGGGGGGAAGATCGAGCAGGAGGTTCCCCAGGGGTGGCAAGGGTTCGCTTATATTCTCGAGGGGGCAGACGTCACTTTCAGTGACGGGCcccaagaagagaagaaagtcTCACAGTGGCACAACGTCGTTTTTGGCAAcggaaaagaggaggatggggttgttgcaCGGGTGGAGGAGACCGAGACAAAACCGGGGAGGTTCGTCCTGGTTGCCGGGCAGATGATGGATCAGCCTGTTGTGCAGTATGGTCCTTTTGTGCTCAACAGCCAGGAGGAGGTCTACCAGGCGTTTGTCGACTATCAGAGCCACACCAACGGGTTCGAGAGGGCaaaggggtggaggagtgaGATTGGGAAGAGTATGGTTCATTAG
- the ATX1 gene encoding Cytosolic copper metallochaperone (EggNog:ENOG503P6PM; COG:E), with the protein MADVATAATPDVPTGQEHKYHFNIVMSCGGCSGAVDRVLKKLEGVKSYTVSLETQTATVIAEDSLPYEKVLKTIAKTGKKVTKGEADGEERSVEVPKDE; encoded by the exons atgGCCGACGTTGCTACCGCCGCCACTCCCGATGTCCCCACCGGACAGGAGCACAAGTACCACTTTAACATTGTCATGAGCTGCGGCGGCTGCTCCGGTGCTGTGGACAGGGTtttgaagaagctcgagg GCGTCAAATCCTACACCGTCTCCCTCGAAACCCAAACAGCCACCGTCATTGCAGAGGACTCCCTCCCCTACGAAAAAGTCCTCAAGACCATCGCCAAGACGGGCAAAAAAGTCACAAAGGGCGAGGCCGACGGCGAGGAGAGGAGCGTCGAGGTTCCCAAGGATGAGTAG
- a CDS encoding hypothetical protein (EggNog:ENOG503P4R2), which translates to MSAQKYDDSRFTRRACVTGLVLCWFVAVGSIIGGGLCLYKEVRDDDSIRIDLSNRWRELLPLGLNIFITLLNDSMGYIHAVALRWSLIREGSLDFNSNLRLLTFSKKSPPNGYIPNFLYLFGIILAYGATSVIFLSLNPELARLLGKSYEITDTRGVHLNGIALIILGCGFLLQAAVTNWALAGTKIPTWSSNPLIIANTCMNHDTEHYQVMPRQGRCMMGVHLAGNDIKAIRPTRKQRPMITAHPHVRRVLYLLWALPILSGVWGGGVYGYLLRGSKNGIFGRSWSLLPEFPPHIDENCHTKQCTDGTSVLNLGWSTTGGAAGTTGGVFLIIAIQSVVTLSLHCAELIVNLSRDEGIYRKLIGPRGTNGHFNSVVEAFTSWQTIFLFTLKSGVHWMFGLAINLQFQLGVNMYPSQIFYFGGLTLVAALFGLLLSLQRPSGYLPPTYGHIQTIADIIDEWADSGCMFWGEKGPHYTGTSTKRLKQPNPNVEYGGMKKGDGQGSHSDDITVIPLETFSPASLVASPPMDQSFGYVSPVVQTPPSANAAWGQPWQQQQHQTSYESLNSRFSGQTGYSGYSNQSTQPFLHSYRSY; encoded by the exons ATGTCTGCCCAAAAGTACGATGATAGCAGGTTCACACGCCGGGCTTGTGTGACTGGTTTGGTCTTGtgttggtttgttgctgTAGGCAGTATCATCGGAGGTGGACTATGTCTCTACAAGGAGGTCCGCGATGACGATTCAATCCGGATCGACTTGTCCAACAGATGGAGAGAGCTTCTCCCTCTCGGACTGAACATATTCA TTACCCTACTCAACGATAGCATGGGATACATCCATGCCGTTGCTCTCCGTTGGTCTCTCATAAGAGAAGGGAGCCTAGACTTCAACTCGAACCTGCGTCTACTCACATTCTCCAAGAAAAGTCCCCCGAACGGTTATATCCCCAACTTTCTCTACCTTTTCGGAATCATACTCGCCTATGGTGCTACATCTGTCATATTCTTGAGCCTTAACCCCGAGCTCGCCCGTCTGCTAGGCAAGTCCTACGAAATCACCGACACAAGGGGTGTCCATCTAAACGGCATTGCTCTCATTATTCTCGGCTGCGGCTTTCTCCTCCAAGCCGCCGTTACCAACTGGGCCTTGGCGGGTACTAAGATTCCCACATGGAGCTCGAACCCGCTCATCATTGCGAACACGTGCATGAATCATGATACCGAACACTACCAGGTCATGCCTCGCCAAGGCCGCTGTATGATGGGAGTTCACCTGGCAGGGAATGACATCAAGGCCATCCGACCTACTCGAAAGCAAAGGCCAATGATTACAGCACATCCCCATGTCCGCCGTGTGTTGTATCTCTTGTGGGCTCTTCCAATCCTGAGCGGCGTTTGGGGAGGCGGTGTCTACGGTTACCTCTTACGTGGGAGTAAAAATGGGATCTTTGGGCGGTCATGGAGTCTTCTCCCAGAGTTTCCACCTCACATAGACGAGAACTGCCACACTAAGCAATGTACTGACGGGACATCAGTACTGAACCTGGGCTGGAGTACCACCGGTGGTGCGGCTGGTACAACGGGTGgcgtcttcctcatcattgCGATCCAGTCTGTGgtcactctctctcttcattGTGCCGAACTGATCGTGAATCTTTCACGGGACGAAGGCATATACAGGAAGCTGATCGGACCAAGAGGCACCAACGGGCACTTCAACTCAGTCGTGGAAGCCTTCACCTCATGGCAAACAATTTTTTTGTTTACTCTCAAATCCGGTGTTCACTGGATGTTCGGTTTGGCTATTAATCTCCAATTTCAGCTGGGGGTCAACATGTACCCCTCACAAATATTTTACTTTGGTGGCCTAACTTTGGTGGCCGCCTTGTTTGGTTTGCTCCTGTCTTTGCAGCGCCCATCAGGTTACTTGCCGCCAACATACGGCCACATCCAAACTATCGCCGACATTATTGACGAATGGGCGGATTCTGGATGCATGTTTTGGGGTGAGAAGGGTCCACATTACACCGGAACAAGCACCAAGCGGctcaaacaacccaatcCAAACGTTGAGTACGGGGGAATGAAGAAGGGCGACGGCCAAGGGAGTCACAGTGACGATATCACGGTGATACCTCTTGAAACCTTCAGTCCAGCCAGTCTGGTagcctcaccaccaatgGACCAGAGCTTTGGCTATGTCTCTCCGGTTGTTCAGACACCTCCTTCGGCAAATGCTGCCTGGGGCCAGCCgtggcaacaacagcagcatcagaCGAGCTACGAAAGTCTCAACAGCAGGTTCTCGGGACAGACTGGGTATTCGGGGTATAGCAACCAGAGCACACAACCATTCTTGCACAGTTATAGGAGCTATTAG
- a CDS encoding hypothetical protein (EggNog:ENOG503NY1Q; COG:U) produces MSDYIGSRISLISKSDIRYVGTLASINSDDSTVSLENVRTFGTEGRKGKIEEEVPPSDQVYEYIVFRGTDVKDLRIEEGPAAKENKPPAVPNDPAIVGARPRPGNVAPGPPGGPQGPPQGPGPIGHPGPHGAPNQPQPPPGAPGYGYFPPHMGGWGGRPAPGGPGGPSPGPVGPGGPGPFGMPYPQPGWFPPGQEFPPMGPGQWNPYPQFPPGPGGPGGPGAPGGPPGFPAAPGAPGQGRQSADQTPSNQGPGQKPSPIGPSGEKKAPTPGLNAQPSESKPMIPPPQQSAGGPAPPPPVASKPTAEEVKATAANLAQPTAPASSQGIPTGPKSDRPVQILPAIPLPVGLTSRVAQPSPSATRSEQNNAGATPAALRDATQAAKEAVANAMAQMENNAYAQIASQGAAVDNLTKKVNEMRVNAARGGHAPRGGGGRGRGGARPAAKVEVPDSDYDFATANAKFNKQDLVREAIAGGSPIVEAPTPEAVAPEAPVESTEAVEPAYNKQRSFFDNISSDLKDRENASQKPGGREWRGEEQRKNIETFGQGSVDGGYRGYRGGRGRGRGGRGRGFRGGRGGNNGGYRPQQQQTQAPQ; encoded by the exons ATGTCCGATTATATCGG ATCCAGAATATCCCTCATATCCAAGAGCGACATCCGCTATGTCGGCACACTTGCGAGCATCAACTCGGATGACTCGACTGTCTCGCTCGAAAATGTGAGGACGTTTGGCACTGAGGGCCGCAAGGGCAAGATCGAGGAAGAGGTCCCCCCTTCCGACCAGGTCTACGAGTACATTGTCTTCCGCGGAACGGATGTCAAGGATCTCAGGATCGAGGAGGGTCCCGCCGCCAAGGAGAACAAGCCGCCGGCTGTCCCCAACGATCCTGCCATTGTTGGT GCTCGCCCTCGGCCTGGCAACGTCGCTCCTGGCCCACCTGGTGGTCCTCAAGGCCCTCCACAAGGTCCCGGTCCCATCGGGCACCCAGGCCCGCACGGCGCTCCGAATCAGCCGCAGCCTCCTCCAGGCGCACCTGGTTATGGCTACTTCCCTCCTCAcatgggaggatggggtggccGTCCAGCTCCTGGTGGCCCCGGTGGTCCCAGTCCAGGCCCCGTAGGTCCAGGTGGTCCCGGTCCTTTTGGCATGCCCTACCCGCAGCCGGGGTGGTTCCCGCCGGGACAAGAGTTTCCGCCAATGGGTCCCGGGCAATGGAACCCGTATCCTCAGTTTCCTCCTGGTCCTGGTGGTCCTGGTGGCCCTGGTGCTCCAGGTGGTCCTCCCGGTTTCCCTGCCGCTCCTGGTGCACCTGGACAAGGTCGTCAGTCGGCTGACCAGACGCCCAGCAACCAGGGTCCAGGCCAAAAGCCCTCACCCATCGGTCCTTCTGGAGAAAAGAAGGCCCCGACTCCAGGACTCAATGCTCAGCCTTCGGAGTCGAAGCCCATGatcccacctcctcagcaatCTGCGGGTGGTCcggcacctcctccgcccgtCGCTTCCAAGCCCACTGCCGAGGAAGTCAAGGCCACGGCAGCTAATCTCGCCCAGCCTACTGCTCCGGCTTCCTCTCAGGGCATTCCCACAGGTCCCAAGAGCGATCGCCCTGTGCAGATTCTGCCCGCTATCCCCCTTCCAGTTGGCTTGACCTCTAGAGTTGCTCAGCCATCGCCCTCCGCCACCAGATCCGAGCAGAACAATGCCGGCGCTACACCCGCTGCATTGCGCGATGCCACTCAGGCTGCCAAGGAAGCCGTTGCCAATGCGATGGCTCAGATGGAGAACAATGCATACGCTCAAATTGCCAGCCAGGGCGCTGCTGTTGACAACTtgaccaagaaggtcaaCGAGATGAGGGTCAATGCGGCTCGTGGTGGTCATGCCCCtcgcggtggaggcggaCGTGGACGTGGAGGTGCTCGCCCTGCTGCCAAGGTGGAGGTCCCTGATTCCGACTACGATTTTGCGACTGCGAATGCCAAGTTCAACAAGCAGGACCTTGTCCGTGAGGCTATCGCTGGTGGCTCGCCAATTGTGGAAGCTCCCACCCCAGAGGCTGTTGCGCCCGAAGCCCCTGTTGAGAGCACCGAAGCGGTTGAACCCGCTTACAACAAGCAGCGGTCGTTCTTTGACAACATCTCTAGCGACCTGAAGGACAGGGAGAATGCTTCTCAGAAGCCAGGCGGCCGTGAGTGGCGTGGAGAGGAACAGAGGAAGAACATTGAGACCTTTGGCCAAGGCAGCGTCGACGGTGGTTACCGTGGTTATCGCGGCGGTCGGGGCCGTGGCCGTGGAGGTCGTGGACGTGGATTCCGCGGAGGACGGGGCGGTAATAATGGTGGATATCgcccccaacaacagcaaacacaGGCGCCCCAGTAG